CATAGCAAGGGGGAGATTTTATACCCAACCAAGCGGTCCAGAATGCGTCGCGCCTGTTGGGAGTCAAATAGCGGTTTGCGCAGCTCGGTGGGGTGAGCCAGGGCTTCTTTTACCGCCTTGGCGGTGATTTCATTGAATTGGATACGCTTGAGATTGGAGTTGGCATCGCGGATAATCTCGGCCACGTGCCAGGCGATGGCTTCGCCCTCGCGATCCGGGTCCGGGGCCAGATAGACGGTATCAGCGTTTTTGGCCGCGGATTTGAGCTTGCCAACGACCTTGGTCTTGCCAGGAATTATTTGGTAGTCGGGCGTGAAATCGTGCTCTTCGTCCACCCCCAGCGTTTTGGTGGGGAGATCACGCACGTGACCAACGGATGCCTCGACCTCATACCCGTCGCCCAAAAACTTTTTGATGGT
This is a stretch of genomic DNA from Deltaproteobacteria bacterium. It encodes these proteins:
- a CDS encoding DNA topoisomerase I (catalyzes the ATP-dependent breakage of single-stranded DNA followed by passage and rejoining, maintains net negative superhelicity) gives rise to the protein MGKDLIIVESPAKIKTIKKFLGDGYEVEASVGHVRDLPTKTLGVDEEHDFTPDYQIIPGKTKVVGKLKSAAKNADTVYLAPDPDREGEAIAWHVAEIIRDANSNLKRIQFNEITAKAVKEALAHPTELRKPLFDSQQARRILDRLVGYKISPLLWKKVKRGLSAGRVQSVALRLIVDRERERQAFVSEEYWLFKIAAEGTTPPPFEADLW